One region of Brassica napus cultivar Da-Ae chromosome A10, Da-Ae, whole genome shotgun sequence genomic DNA includes:
- the LOC106372010 gene encoding trafficking protein particle complex subunit 8 isoform X4, protein MVEAVNSSLGKMLLEEVSPVVMVLCTPLVEETFLKNGLSFVETLKPFCNFSNIDVPVRTSGDQLYRLKKFTLRLFNASDIKQPNVEVAKQRLEHVITQAGEKVFHDLESDPPQITDILSNPESEIAPTWFQYYNKELIRTLSFSDHEAFDHPVACLLVASSKDEEPLNKFVDLFNTNRLPSLLNDGVMDPKILKHFLLVHDNQDATTERTSKVLSEMRSTFGNNECNLLCTNSSKEGNVEHQANPWASFKSSVPAEKLGFALTGDDIGEIKDLMQEFASRHIIPYMEQKVRDLNQQISATRKGLRNQIKNLWWRKGKDDVPDSTKGSIYTFSSTESQIRILGDYAFMLHDYELALSSYRLISTDYKLDKAWKHYAGVQEMMGLAYFISDQSIKEAEYCMENAFSTYMKLGKSGFQNATRCGLWWAEMLKARDQYKEAASVYFRICGEEPLHAAVMLEQASYCFVLTKPAMLHKYGFHLVLSGDHYKICDQVNHAIRTYRSAISVYESTTWSHIKDHVYFHIGQWYAIVGMNDVAVRNMLRVLDCGNQSKSTQEIFLRDFFDIVKKTGMKHEVVGLRLPVINMSSLQVIYEDHRTYASQASALVEESIWQSLEDDIIPSLNSGKSNWLELQSKLLPKKYKESNVCVVGESVKLDLEFRNPLLISTSVTSVSLICELTANSDDLKLDKEPSSLSLETEHNQVTTSGLSSFTLSEVDFTLGGGEKKLVRLTVTPSEEGILKIVGVRWELSGSIVGVHYFQSVPTKAKTNKAKRKNKLTPTDALKFLVIKSLPRLEGSIDHLPDKLYAGDLRYLVLELKNNSESPIKNLKMKISHPRFVNPESHEEELTPGFPDCLKKGPEQNTVQRETSRTSVFAFPKDVSLQGDRSLRWPLWLRAAIPGTMSLYFTIYYEMENVSSIMKYRTLRMHYSLQVLPSLETSFEITPSPSRLQEFLVRMDIVNRANSDAFEIHQLSTVGCRWGISLLQPVDTILPSKSILPGQGLSCFFMIKDCRKPGIEEEKTTSILPSQTDTKLITQDDDEKFFDIVNSPLASFHESERSCHGTSDQLSPNTVDFILISRLAKSSNPSAEQDLLKILSHHSCHNRIRSSIPLSWSLDGPKTMYHDFSTSFCEIKLKMVIRNTSDGFLSVSINTIDGLPDAAAPTPSSGNLSGWRYVPAITEEMKLTSDVMGSRLGKPPPSMESSPPFIWSGSSSTKVQIQPLSTTEIPLQVSVFSPGTYSLSTYELVWELFEHENASSATSGTCQGYPYYITVLQSE, encoded by the exons ATGGTGGAGGCGGTGAACTCTTCGCTTGGGAAAATGCTATTGGAGGAGGTTAGTCCAGTGGTCATGGTTCTCTGCACGCCTCTCGTTGAAGAGACGTTCCTCAAGAATGGACTATCCTTTGTGGAAACGCTTAAGCCGTTCTGCAACTTTAGTAACATCGATG TTCCTGTTCGGACCTCAGGCGATCAGCTTTATCGGCTAAAGAAGTTTACGCTGAGATTGTTTAATGCATCTGATATCAAACAACCAAACGTAGAG GTTGCAAAGCAACGGCTAGAACATGTTATCACTCAAGCTGGGGAGAAGGTTTTTCACGATTTGGAATCTGATCCTCCTCAAATTACTGATATACTCTCTA ATCCAGAGTCTGAAATTGCACCCACATGGTTTCAGTATTACAATAAAGAACTTATCCGCACCTTGTCCTTTTCAGACCATGAAGCTTTTGATCATCCTGTGGCTT GTCTCTTGGTCGCTTCATCAAAAGACGAAGAacctttaaataaatttgtagatCTTTTCAACACCAATAGATTACCTTCTCTGCTTAATGATGGTGTAATGGACCCAAAGATTCTGAAGCATTTCCTATTGGTGCATGACAATCAAGATGCAACAACAGAGAG AACGTCTAAAGTTCTGTCTGAGATGAGAAGTACATTTGGAAACAATGAATGCAACTTACTTTGCACTAATTCATCTAAAGAGGGGAACGTAGAACACCAGGCTAATCCATGGGCTTCATTT AAATCAAGTGTCCCGGCTGAAAAACTTGGATTTGCTCTTACTGGCGACGATATTGGGGAG ATCAAAGATCTGATGCAAGAGTTTGCTTCCAGGCATATAATTCCATACATGGAGCAGAAAGTCCGAGATCTTAATCAACAG ATTTCTGCAACAAGGAAAGGACTTAGAAATCAGATAAAGAACTTATGgtggagaaaaggaaaagacGATGTTCCGGATTCGACCAAAGGTTCTAT TTATACCTTTAGCTCCACCGAATCTCAAATCAGAATTTTGGGTGACTACGCCTTCATGTTGCATGACTATGAACTTGCATTGTCAAGCTACCGCTTAATATCAACAGATTACAAGCTCGATAAAGCTTGGAAGCACTATGCTGGTGTCCAG GAAATGATGGGACTCGCATATTTCATCTCAGACCAGTCAATAAAGGAAGCTGAGTACTGCATGGAAAATGCATTCAGCACTTATATG AAACTTGGGAAGTCTGGCTTTCAAAATGCTACGAGATGTGGGCTATGGTGGGCAGAGATGTTAAAGGCTAGAGACCAGTACAAAGAAGCGGCTTCTGTTTACTTCCGCATATGTGGAGAG GAACCATTGCACGCTGCAGTCATGTTAGAGCAAGCTTCTTACTGCTTCGTGTTAACTAAGCCAGCGATGCTACACAAGTATGGATTTCATCTAGTTCTCTCAGGAGACCACTATAAAATCTGTGATCAG GTTAACCATGCAATTCGTACATATAGAAGTGCGATCTCTGTTTATGAATCAACTACTTGGAGCCATATCAAAGACCATGTTTACTTTCATATTGGACA GTGGTATGCAATTGTCGGGATGAATGATGTTGCAGTTAGAAACATGCTCAGAGTACTGGATTGTGGAAACCAGTCCAAGTCTACCCAAGAGATTTTTCTCAGGGACTTTTTCGACATAGTTAAG AAAACTGGGATGAAGCATGAGGTGGTGGGACTTCGACTACCAGTTATTAATATGTCGTCTCttcaagttatatatgaagaccATCGCACTTATGCATCTCAAGCTTCT GCTCTTGTAGAAGAGAGCATCTGGCAATCATTGGAGGATGATATCATTCCATCGTTAAACTCTGGCAAGTCAAACTGGCTGGAGTTACAGTCAAAGCTACTGCCTAAGAAGTACAAGGAATCAAATGTTTGTGTCGTTGGAG AGTCGGTGAAATTGGATCTGGAGTTTAGGAATCCACTGCTAATCTCTACTTCCGTTACAAGCGTTTCTCTCATCTGTGAACTTACAGCAAATTCTGATGACTTAAAATTGG ATAAAGAGCCAAGTAGCTTAAGCTTGGAGACTGAACACAATCA GGTTACAACCTCTGGTTTATCTTCTTTCACCTTGTCTGAAGTGGACTTCACATTAGGCGGAGGCGAGAAAAAGTTG GTGAGGCTAACGGTTACCCCCAGTGAAGAAGGTATCCTTAAAATTGTCGGTGTAAGGTGGGAATTGTCTGGCTCCATTGTAGGCGTGCATTACTTCCAATCTGTGCCTACAAAGGCAAAAACTAACAAagcaaaaaggaaaaacaaacttACTCCCACTGATGCCTTAAAATTTTTGGTCATCAAG AGTCTACCCAGGCTTGAGGGTTCAATTGATCATCTGCCGGACAAATTGTATGCTGGAGATCTTCGTTATCTTGTTTTAGAGTTAAAAAATAATTCAGAATCTCCAATAAAG AATCTTAAAATGAAGATTAGCCATCCAAGATTTGTAAATCCTGAAAGTCATGAAGAAGAGCTGACACCCGGATTTCCAGATTGCTTAAAGAAGGGTCCTGAACAAAATACTGTCCAGCGTGAAACAAGTAGAACTAGTGTATTTGCATTTCCAAAG GATGTATCACTACAAGGAGACCGATCTTTGAGGTGGCCTCTTTGGCTTCGAGCTGCCATCCCTGGAACGATGTCTTTGTATTTCACAATATACTATGAGATGGAAAATGTATCAAGCATCATGAAATATCGCACCCTAAGGATGCATTATAGTTTACAG gttttACCATCTCTAGAGACCTCGTTTGAAATCACCCCCTCTCCATCAAGATTGCAAGAATTTCTTGTGCGTATGGATATCGTGAACCGTGCGAATTCAGATGCTTTCGAAATTCATCAGTTGTCAACAGTTGGGTGTCGGTGGGGTATCTCGTTGCTTCAGCCTGTTGATACAATCTTGCCTTCCAAGTCTATACTCCCTGGGCAAGGTTTATCATGTTTCTTCATGATTAAG GATTGCAGAAAACCCGGGATTGAAGAAGAGAAAACCACGTCTATTCTTCCCAGCCAAACCGACACAAAACTGATTACTCAGGATGACGATGAAAAGTTTTTTGATATCGTTAACTCACCTTTAGCAAGCTTCCATGAAAGTGAAAGGTCATGTCACGGAACCTCAGATCAG TTAAGTCCGAATACCGTTGACTTCATTCTAATCTCGCGCCTAGCAAAATCTAGCAATCCATCAGCAGAGCAAGATTTACTGAAGATTCTGTCTCACCATTCATGTCACAATAG AATAAGGAGCTCAATCCCGCTCTCATGGTCACTAGACGGTCCGAAGACCATGTACCACGATTTCTCGACCTCCTTTTGTGAAATTAAACTAAAGATGGTAATCAGAAACACATCTGATGGATTTTTATCTGTGAGCATCAACACCATTGATGGCCTACCGGATGCAGCAGCACCAACTCCTTCCTCTGGAAACCTGTCCGGGTGGCGCTACGTGCCAGCCATAACAGAGGAAATGAAACTAACTTCAGACGTCATGGGAAGCCGCCTGGGCAAACCACCACCTTCCATGGAAAGCTCGCCTCCTTTCATATGGTCAGGTTCAAGTTCCACAAAGGTCCAGATCCAGCCATTGTCCACAACCGAGATCCCCCTGCAGGTATCGGTTTTCTCTCCAGGTACCTACAGTCTCTCTACATATGAACTTGTCTGGGAGCTTTTCGAGCATGAAAACGCGTCATCAGCAACATCAGGGACATGCCAAGGCTATCCTTATTACATTACTGTTCTTCAGTCTGAGTGA
- the LOC106372010 gene encoding trafficking protein particle complex subunit 8 isoform X2 — protein sequence MVEAVNSSLGKMLLEEVSPVVMVLCTPLVEETFLKNGLSFVETLKPFCNFSNIDVPVRTSGDQLYRLKKFTLRLFNASDIKQPNVEVAKQRLEHVITQAGEKVFHDLESDPPQITDILSNPESEIAPTWFQYYNKELIRTLSFSDHEAFDHPVACLLVASSKDEEPLNKFVDLFNTNRLPSLLNDGVMDPKILKHFLLVHDNQDATTERTSKVLSEMRSTFGNNECNLLCTNSSKEGNVEHQANPWASFKSSVPAEKLGFALTGDDIGEIKDLMQEFASRHIIPYMEQKVRDLNQQISATRKGLRNQIKNLWWRKGKDDVPDSTKGSIYTFSSTESQIRILGDYAFMLHDYELALSSYRLISTDYKLDKAWKHYAGVQEMMGLAYFISDQSIKEAEYCMENAFSTYMKLGKSGFQNATRCGLWWAEMLKARDQYKEAASVYFRICGEEPLHAAVMLEQASYCFVLTKPAMLHKYGFHLVLSGDHYKICDQVNHAIRTYRSAISVYESTTWSHIKDHVYFHIGQWYAIVGMNDVAVRNMLRVLDCGNQSKSTQEIFLRDFFDIVKKTGMKHEVVGLRLPVINMSSLQVIYEDHRTYASQASALVEESIWQSLEDDIIPSLNSGKSNWLELQSKLLPKKYKESNVCVVGESVKLDLEFRNPLLISTSVTSVSLICELTANSDDLKLVDKEPSSLSLETEHNQVTTSGLSSFTLSEVDFTLGGGEKKLVRLTVTPSEEGILKIVGVRWELSGSIVGVHYFQSVPTKAKTNKAKRKNKLTPTDALKFLVIKSLPRLEGSIDHLPDKLYAGDLRYLVLELKNNSESPIKNLKMKISHPRFVNPESHEEELTPGFPDCLKKGPEQNTVQRETSRTSVFAFPKDVSLQGDRSLRWPLWLRAAIPGTMSLYFTIYYEMENVSSIMKYRTLRMHYSLQVLPSLETSFEITPSPSRLQEFLVRMDIVNRANSDAFEIHQLSTVGCRWGISLLQPVDTILPSKSILPGQGLSCFFMIKDCRKPGIEEEKTTSILPSQTDTKLITQDDDEKFFDIVNSPLASFHESERSCHGTSDQLSPNTVDFILISRLAKSSNPSAEQDLLKILSHHSCHNRIRSSIPLSWSLDGPKTMYHDFSTSFCEIKLKMVIRNTSDGFLSVSINTIDGLPDAAAPTPSSGNLSGWRYVPAITEEMKLTSDVMGSRLGKPPPSMESSPPFIWSGSSSTKVQIQPLSTTEIPLQVSVFSPGTYSLSTYELVWELFEHENASSATSGTCQGYPYYITVLQSE from the exons ATGGTGGAGGCGGTGAACTCTTCGCTTGGGAAAATGCTATTGGAGGAGGTTAGTCCAGTGGTCATGGTTCTCTGCACGCCTCTCGTTGAAGAGACGTTCCTCAAGAATGGACTATCCTTTGTGGAAACGCTTAAGCCGTTCTGCAACTTTAGTAACATCGATG TTCCTGTTCGGACCTCAGGCGATCAGCTTTATCGGCTAAAGAAGTTTACGCTGAGATTGTTTAATGCATCTGATATCAAACAACCAAACGTAGAG GTTGCAAAGCAACGGCTAGAACATGTTATCACTCAAGCTGGGGAGAAGGTTTTTCACGATTTGGAATCTGATCCTCCTCAAATTACTGATATACTCTCTA ATCCAGAGTCTGAAATTGCACCCACATGGTTTCAGTATTACAATAAAGAACTTATCCGCACCTTGTCCTTTTCAGACCATGAAGCTTTTGATCATCCTGTGGCTT GTCTCTTGGTCGCTTCATCAAAAGACGAAGAacctttaaataaatttgtagatCTTTTCAACACCAATAGATTACCTTCTCTGCTTAATGATGGTGTAATGGACCCAAAGATTCTGAAGCATTTCCTATTGGTGCATGACAATCAAGATGCAACAACAGAGAG AACGTCTAAAGTTCTGTCTGAGATGAGAAGTACATTTGGAAACAATGAATGCAACTTACTTTGCACTAATTCATCTAAAGAGGGGAACGTAGAACACCAGGCTAATCCATGGGCTTCATTT AAATCAAGTGTCCCGGCTGAAAAACTTGGATTTGCTCTTACTGGCGACGATATTGGGGAG ATCAAAGATCTGATGCAAGAGTTTGCTTCCAGGCATATAATTCCATACATGGAGCAGAAAGTCCGAGATCTTAATCAACAG ATTTCTGCAACAAGGAAAGGACTTAGAAATCAGATAAAGAACTTATGgtggagaaaaggaaaagacGATGTTCCGGATTCGACCAAAGGTTCTAT TTATACCTTTAGCTCCACCGAATCTCAAATCAGAATTTTGGGTGACTACGCCTTCATGTTGCATGACTATGAACTTGCATTGTCAAGCTACCGCTTAATATCAACAGATTACAAGCTCGATAAAGCTTGGAAGCACTATGCTGGTGTCCAG GAAATGATGGGACTCGCATATTTCATCTCAGACCAGTCAATAAAGGAAGCTGAGTACTGCATGGAAAATGCATTCAGCACTTATATG AAACTTGGGAAGTCTGGCTTTCAAAATGCTACGAGATGTGGGCTATGGTGGGCAGAGATGTTAAAGGCTAGAGACCAGTACAAAGAAGCGGCTTCTGTTTACTTCCGCATATGTGGAGAG GAACCATTGCACGCTGCAGTCATGTTAGAGCAAGCTTCTTACTGCTTCGTGTTAACTAAGCCAGCGATGCTACACAAGTATGGATTTCATCTAGTTCTCTCAGGAGACCACTATAAAATCTGTGATCAG GTTAACCATGCAATTCGTACATATAGAAGTGCGATCTCTGTTTATGAATCAACTACTTGGAGCCATATCAAAGACCATGTTTACTTTCATATTGGACA GTGGTATGCAATTGTCGGGATGAATGATGTTGCAGTTAGAAACATGCTCAGAGTACTGGATTGTGGAAACCAGTCCAAGTCTACCCAAGAGATTTTTCTCAGGGACTTTTTCGACATAGTTAAG AAAACTGGGATGAAGCATGAGGTGGTGGGACTTCGACTACCAGTTATTAATATGTCGTCTCttcaagttatatatgaagaccATCGCACTTATGCATCTCAAGCTTCT GCTCTTGTAGAAGAGAGCATCTGGCAATCATTGGAGGATGATATCATTCCATCGTTAAACTCTGGCAAGTCAAACTGGCTGGAGTTACAGTCAAAGCTACTGCCTAAGAAGTACAAGGAATCAAATGTTTGTGTCGTTGGAG AGTCGGTGAAATTGGATCTGGAGTTTAGGAATCCACTGCTAATCTCTACTTCCGTTACAAGCGTTTCTCTCATCTGTGAACTTACAGCAAATTCTGATGACTTAAAATTGG TAGATAAAGAGCCAAGTAGCTTAAGCTTGGAGACTGAACACAATCA GGTTACAACCTCTGGTTTATCTTCTTTCACCTTGTCTGAAGTGGACTTCACATTAGGCGGAGGCGAGAAAAAGTTG GTGAGGCTAACGGTTACCCCCAGTGAAGAAGGTATCCTTAAAATTGTCGGTGTAAGGTGGGAATTGTCTGGCTCCATTGTAGGCGTGCATTACTTCCAATCTGTGCCTACAAAGGCAAAAACTAACAAagcaaaaaggaaaaacaaacttACTCCCACTGATGCCTTAAAATTTTTGGTCATCAAG AGTCTACCCAGGCTTGAGGGTTCAATTGATCATCTGCCGGACAAATTGTATGCTGGAGATCTTCGTTATCTTGTTTTAGAGTTAAAAAATAATTCAGAATCTCCAATAAAG AATCTTAAAATGAAGATTAGCCATCCAAGATTTGTAAATCCTGAAAGTCATGAAGAAGAGCTGACACCCGGATTTCCAGATTGCTTAAAGAAGGGTCCTGAACAAAATACTGTCCAGCGTGAAACAAGTAGAACTAGTGTATTTGCATTTCCAAAG GATGTATCACTACAAGGAGACCGATCTTTGAGGTGGCCTCTTTGGCTTCGAGCTGCCATCCCTGGAACGATGTCTTTGTATTTCACAATATACTATGAGATGGAAAATGTATCAAGCATCATGAAATATCGCACCCTAAGGATGCATTATAGTTTACAG gttttACCATCTCTAGAGACCTCGTTTGAAATCACCCCCTCTCCATCAAGATTGCAAGAATTTCTTGTGCGTATGGATATCGTGAACCGTGCGAATTCAGATGCTTTCGAAATTCATCAGTTGTCAACAGTTGGGTGTCGGTGGGGTATCTCGTTGCTTCAGCCTGTTGATACAATCTTGCCTTCCAAGTCTATACTCCCTGGGCAAGGTTTATCATGTTTCTTCATGATTAAG GATTGCAGAAAACCCGGGATTGAAGAAGAGAAAACCACGTCTATTCTTCCCAGCCAAACCGACACAAAACTGATTACTCAGGATGACGATGAAAAGTTTTTTGATATCGTTAACTCACCTTTAGCAAGCTTCCATGAAAGTGAAAGGTCATGTCACGGAACCTCAGATCAG TTAAGTCCGAATACCGTTGACTTCATTCTAATCTCGCGCCTAGCAAAATCTAGCAATCCATCAGCAGAGCAAGATTTACTGAAGATTCTGTCTCACCATTCATGTCACAATAG AATAAGGAGCTCAATCCCGCTCTCATGGTCACTAGACGGTCCGAAGACCATGTACCACGATTTCTCGACCTCCTTTTGTGAAATTAAACTAAAGATGGTAATCAGAAACACATCTGATGGATTTTTATCTGTGAGCATCAACACCATTGATGGCCTACCGGATGCAGCAGCACCAACTCCTTCCTCTGGAAACCTGTCCGGGTGGCGCTACGTGCCAGCCATAACAGAGGAAATGAAACTAACTTCAGACGTCATGGGAAGCCGCCTGGGCAAACCACCACCTTCCATGGAAAGCTCGCCTCCTTTCATATGGTCAGGTTCAAGTTCCACAAAGGTCCAGATCCAGCCATTGTCCACAACCGAGATCCCCCTGCAGGTATCGGTTTTCTCTCCAGGTACCTACAGTCTCTCTACATATGAACTTGTCTGGGAGCTTTTCGAGCATGAAAACGCGTCATCAGCAACATCAGGGACATGCCAAGGCTATCCTTATTACATTACTGTTCTTCAGTCTGAGTGA